One window of the Rhodococcus sovatensis genome contains the following:
- a CDS encoding cystathionine beta-synthase, whose translation MRIAQHITELIGNTPLVQLSSVVGDNAGTVAAKIEYLNPGGSSKDRIAIKMVDAAEASGELKPGGTIVEPTSGNTGVGLALVAQQRGYKCVFVCPDKVGEDKRNVLRAYGAEVVVCPTAVAPEDPTSYYSVSDRLVREIDGAWKPNQYSNPAGPQSHYETTGPEIWADTDGKITHFVAGVGTGGTISGTGKYLKEISGGKVKVIGVDPEGSVYSGGTGRPYLVEGVGEDFWPSAYDASIPDEIIAVSDADSFDMTRRLAREEGLLVGGSCGMAAVGAIKVAEREGPDALVVVLLPDGGRGYLAKIFNDDWMSSYGFLRSRLDGKVDEPSVGDVLRGKSGALPDLVHTHPSETVRDAIEILREYGVSQMPVVGAEPPVMAGEVAGSVTERDLLSAVFEGRASLADSVAQHMSAPFPLIGAGEHVSDATKALGETDALMVVEEGKPVGVITRHDLLGFLSKGA comes from the coding sequence ATGCGCATCGCTCAGCACATCACCGAACTCATCGGCAACACCCCGTTGGTCCAGCTCTCCTCTGTTGTCGGTGACAACGCGGGGACGGTCGCTGCCAAGATCGAATACCTCAATCCGGGTGGTTCGTCGAAGGATCGGATCGCGATCAAGATGGTCGACGCCGCGGAGGCCTCCGGCGAACTGAAGCCGGGTGGAACGATCGTCGAACCGACGTCGGGCAATACCGGCGTCGGATTGGCACTCGTGGCCCAGCAGCGCGGATACAAGTGCGTGTTCGTGTGCCCCGACAAGGTCGGCGAGGACAAGCGCAACGTGCTGCGCGCCTACGGAGCCGAGGTCGTCGTCTGCCCGACTGCCGTGGCACCGGAGGACCCCACCAGTTACTACAGCGTCTCGGACCGACTCGTCCGTGAAATCGACGGTGCCTGGAAGCCGAACCAGTATTCCAATCCGGCAGGACCGCAGAGCCACTACGAGACCACAGGGCCCGAGATCTGGGCCGACACCGACGGAAAGATCACCCACTTCGTCGCGGGTGTCGGCACCGGCGGCACGATCTCCGGAACGGGCAAGTACCTCAAGGAGATCTCCGGCGGAAAGGTCAAGGTCATCGGAGTCGACCCCGAAGGCTCCGTGTACTCCGGCGGAACGGGTCGTCCGTACCTGGTCGAGGGTGTCGGCGAAGACTTCTGGCCGTCCGCGTACGACGCGTCCATTCCCGACGAGATCATCGCTGTCTCCGACGCCGACTCGTTCGACATGACCCGTCGTCTTGCTCGCGAAGAGGGTCTGCTGGTCGGCGGATCATGCGGAATGGCGGCTGTGGGCGCGATCAAGGTTGCCGAGCGTGAGGGGCCCGACGCTCTCGTGGTGGTGTTGCTGCCCGACGGCGGACGCGGCTATCTCGCCAAGATCTTCAACGACGACTGGATGTCGTCCTACGGTTTCCTTCGCTCACGGCTCGACGGCAAGGTCGACGAACCATCCGTCGGCGACGTTCTGCGTGGGAAGTCGGGTGCGCTGCCCGACCTCGTGCACACGCACCCATCGGAGACAGTGCGTGACGCCATCGAGATCTTGCGGGAGTACGGCGTCTCGCAGATGCCGGTTGTCGGTGCGGAGCCGCCCGTCATGGCGGGCGAGGTCGCGGGCAGCGTCACTGAGCGTGATCTGCTCAGTGCGGTGTTCGAGGGGCGGGCGTCGTTGGCGGACTCGGTCGCACAGCACATGAGCGCGCCGTTCCCGCTGATCGGTGCCGGCGAGCATGTCTCGGACGCCACCAAGGCGCTCGGCGAGACCGATGCGTTGATGGTGGTCGAAGAAGGCAAGCCCGTCGGCGTCATCACGCGCCACGATCTGCTGGGCTTCCTGAGCAAGGGGGCTTAG
- a CDS encoding SGNH/GDSL hydrolase family protein: MPVNRWRSAAKAGAATVIAGSSAGTASWAAYKHLMSQATSARGVIGRSTAKPPEADGVYGPGDLTPERWRIGSSADIHLMIFGDSTAAGVGCAVAAEVPGVLVARGLAEETDKRIRLSTKAIAGATSKGLEGQVDAMFVAGPPPDAAVILVGANDVTKKFSIAASAARLGNAVERLTAKGTVVVVGTCPDLGVVTAIPQPLRTVVRNWGRRLARAQTDATLKAGGHPVALADLLAPEFLAAPDTMFSADRFHPSAAGYELAARQLLPVLAAALGEWHGGPLPDLPEVSAAAESRKFVPRAAASLDRFLRRRDAEIEAQNG, translated from the coding sequence GTGCCGGTGAACAGGTGGCGCAGTGCCGCCAAAGCCGGCGCCGCAACAGTGATCGCAGGCTCCTCAGCAGGGACCGCATCGTGGGCCGCGTACAAGCACCTGATGTCGCAGGCGACGTCGGCGCGTGGCGTCATCGGGCGATCCACCGCGAAGCCACCCGAGGCGGACGGCGTGTACGGACCGGGGGACCTCACCCCGGAGCGGTGGCGTATCGGAAGTTCGGCCGATATTCATCTGATGATCTTCGGGGACTCGACCGCGGCCGGGGTCGGCTGCGCTGTCGCCGCCGAGGTGCCGGGAGTGCTCGTGGCTCGCGGTCTGGCCGAGGAGACCGACAAGCGAATACGGCTGAGCACCAAAGCAATTGCCGGGGCCACGTCGAAGGGGCTGGAAGGACAGGTCGACGCCATGTTCGTCGCAGGCCCGCCGCCCGACGCCGCGGTCATCCTCGTCGGCGCCAACGACGTCACCAAGAAGTTCTCCATCGCAGCCTCCGCCGCCCGATTGGGCAATGCCGTCGAACGCCTCACGGCGAAGGGGACGGTGGTGGTCGTCGGAACCTGTCCCGATCTCGGTGTCGTCACCGCGATCCCCCAACCCCTGCGAACCGTGGTGCGAAATTGGGGCCGACGCCTGGCCCGGGCGCAGACCGACGCGACGTTGAAGGCAGGAGGTCATCCGGTGGCGTTGGCCGACCTGTTGGCGCCCGAATTCCTTGCGGCCCCGGACACGATGTTCTCTGCCGACCGCTTCCATCCATCGGCAGCCGGATACGAGCTCGCGGCGCGTCAACTGCTGCCGGTGCTCGCCGCCGCTCTCGGCGAGTGGCACGGCGGTCCACTCCCCGACCTTCCCGAGGTGTCCGCTGCTGCGGAATCTCGAAAATTCGTTCCCCGTGCCGCTGCGTCACTCGATCGGTTTCTGCGCCGTCGCGATGCCGAGATCGAGGCGCAGAACGGGTAG
- a CDS encoding acetyl-CoA C-acetyltransferase produces MPEAVIVSTARSPIGRAMKGSLKDIRPDDLTVQMVAAALAKVPELDPTDIDDLLLGCGLPGGMQGNNLARIVAVLLGYDSLPGTTITRYCSSSLQTTRMALHAIKAGEGDVFISAGVESVSNFVHGSSDSLPQSHNPLFADAEARTKKAQEEGADTWTDPRENGDLPDAYIAMGQTAENVSILTGISREEQDHWAVRSQNRAEEAINSGFFEREITPVTLPDGTVVSTDDGPRAGTTYEKISGLKPVFRPNGTVTAGNACPLNDGAAALVIMSDTKAKALGLTPLARIVSTGVTGTSPEIMGLGPIEATRKALAIAGMSISDIDLFEINEAFAVQVLGSARDLGIDHDKLNISGGAIAVGHPFGMTGARITTTLLNNLKTQDKTFGVETMCVGGGMGMAMVLERLS; encoded by the coding sequence ATGCCAGAGGCAGTAATCGTCAGTACCGCCCGTTCCCCGATCGGCCGCGCGATGAAGGGATCACTCAAGGACATTCGTCCCGACGACCTGACCGTGCAGATGGTGGCCGCCGCGCTCGCCAAGGTGCCCGAGCTCGACCCGACGGACATCGACGACTTGCTGCTCGGTTGTGGTCTCCCCGGCGGCATGCAGGGAAACAACCTCGCACGCATCGTTGCCGTTCTCCTCGGCTACGACTCCCTGCCGGGAACGACCATCACCCGCTACTGTTCGTCCTCGCTGCAGACCACCCGCATGGCACTGCACGCCATCAAGGCAGGCGAAGGTGACGTGTTCATCTCCGCAGGCGTCGAAAGCGTCTCCAACTTCGTCCACGGCAGCTCGGATTCGCTCCCGCAGAGCCACAACCCCCTCTTCGCCGACGCGGAAGCCCGCACCAAGAAGGCACAGGAAGAGGGCGCCGACACCTGGACCGACCCCCGCGAGAACGGCGACCTCCCCGACGCCTACATCGCGATGGGCCAGACCGCTGAGAACGTCTCGATCCTGACGGGCATCAGCCGTGAGGAACAGGACCACTGGGCGGTCCGCAGCCAGAACCGCGCCGAGGAAGCAATCAACTCGGGTTTCTTCGAGCGCGAGATCACCCCGGTCACGTTGCCCGACGGCACCGTCGTGTCCACCGATGACGGCCCGCGCGCCGGCACCACCTACGAGAAGATCAGCGGGCTCAAGCCAGTGTTCCGGCCGAACGGCACCGTGACCGCCGGCAATGCGTGCCCCCTCAACGACGGTGCTGCGGCGCTCGTCATCATGAGCGACACCAAGGCGAAGGCACTCGGATTGACGCCACTGGCACGGATCGTGTCCACCGGCGTCACCGGCACGTCCCCCGAGATCATGGGCCTCGGGCCGATCGAAGCAACCCGCAAGGCCCTGGCCATCGCGGGCATGTCGATCTCCGACATCGACTTGTTCGAGATCAACGAGGCATTCGCGGTCCAGGTTCTCGGCTCTGCCCGTGACCTGGGAATCGACCACGACAAGCTCAACATCTCCGGCGGTGCCATCGCAGTCGGTCACCCCTTCGGCATGACCGGTGCACGCATCACCACGACCCTGCTGAACAACCTGAAGACGCAGGACAAGACGTTCGGTGTCGAGACCATGTGTGTCGGCGGCGGAATGGGCATGGCTATGGTGCTCGAACGCCTCAGCTGA
- a CDS encoding Bax inhibitor-1/YccA family protein: protein MRTSSNPVFRNLPKQQGGGYATFGTATAGASQAAQFGQPQTQADPYQTGPDSRAMTIDDVVTKTGITLGVLSITAIVAYFLVDNNTTLAAPFVIGGGLVGLGLVLFATFGRKMDNKAVVLAYAVAEGFFLGALSFMFTDVEFGGVGGSALIAQAILGTFGVFFGMLVVYKTGAIRVTPRLTRMIIGALIGVVVLALGNLVASFFMDGGFGLRDGGPIAIIFSLVCIGIAAFSFLLDFDQADQLIRGQAPEKAAWGVALGLTITLVWLYVEILRLLSYFNND, encoded by the coding sequence GTGCGCACCTCCAGCAATCCGGTCTTCCGCAACCTGCCCAAGCAGCAGGGCGGCGGATACGCAACGTTCGGCACTGCAACAGCAGGTGCCTCGCAGGCCGCGCAGTTCGGCCAGCCACAGACTCAGGCCGATCCGTACCAGACCGGTCCCGACTCGCGGGCGATGACGATCGACGACGTCGTCACCAAGACCGGCATCACGCTCGGTGTTCTCTCGATCACCGCGATCGTGGCGTACTTCCTCGTCGACAACAACACCACCCTCGCTGCGCCCTTCGTCATCGGCGGCGGTCTCGTAGGACTCGGCCTCGTGTTGTTCGCGACGTTCGGGCGCAAGATGGACAACAAGGCCGTCGTGCTCGCCTACGCGGTCGCCGAGGGCTTCTTCCTCGGTGCGCTTTCGTTCATGTTCACCGACGTCGAGTTCGGTGGAGTCGGCGGCAGCGCCCTCATCGCACAAGCCATCCTCGGCACGTTCGGTGTGTTCTTCGGCATGCTCGTCGTCTACAAGACCGGTGCAATTCGCGTCACTCCGCGTTTGACGCGCATGATCATCGGCGCCCTCATCGGCGTCGTGGTTCTTGCCCTCGGCAACCTCGTCGCCAGTTTCTTCATGGACGGCGGCTTCGGCCTCCGTGACGGCGGCCCGATTGCGATCATCTTCAGCCTCGTATGCATCGGTATCGCCGCGTTCAGCTTCCTGCTGGACTTCGACCAGGCCGACCAGCTGATCCGTGGCCAGGCTCCGGAGAAGGCAGCGTGGGGCGTCGCGCTCGGACTGACCATCACCCTGGTGTGGTTGTACGTCGAGATCCTGCGACTGCTCAGCTACTTCAACAACGACTAG
- a CDS encoding class I SAM-dependent methyltransferase, giving the protein MPDLETVLAGLRRRPDAEAANLFAVDAADRLILDAVSEAIPDLETRTIAVIGDRYGALTLGLAARHGVTGVRVHQDSYTGEIALSHNAVDAGLSGVFEHRGLDETLLDGVNIVLMQLPRSLAELTDIAETIALFAAPDVQVFAGGRDKHMTPAMNSVLGASFESVSAGRGRQKARVLRAALPVRPQSPTYPVTAVLGDVDLTVVAYGAVFAGAKLDIGTRYLGGFEKKMMPGAGQIVDLGCGTGILACLLARARPDATVHATDRSAAAVASARATAAANGLDIEVSRDDAMSTYPQSSVDLIVCNPPFHEGASLHTGSAEKLFEAARRVLKPGGEMWTVYNSHLNYRRALADTVGPTAVAGKNSKFTVTRSVV; this is encoded by the coding sequence GTGCCAGACCTCGAAACGGTCCTTGCGGGACTTCGCCGCCGCCCCGACGCCGAGGCAGCGAACCTCTTCGCCGTCGACGCCGCAGATCGACTGATCCTCGACGCGGTGAGCGAGGCTATCCCGGATCTCGAAACTCGGACGATCGCCGTGATCGGGGACCGGTACGGCGCTCTGACGCTCGGGCTCGCGGCTCGACATGGGGTGACCGGTGTGCGCGTCCATCAAGATTCGTACACGGGAGAGATCGCCCTCTCGCACAACGCAGTCGATGCCGGACTGTCGGGTGTATTCGAACACCGCGGTCTGGATGAGACGCTGCTGGACGGGGTGAATATCGTTCTGATGCAGCTCCCTCGGAGCCTTGCCGAGCTCACCGACATCGCCGAGACCATCGCACTGTTCGCAGCCCCCGACGTCCAGGTGTTCGCCGGCGGACGAGACAAGCACATGACGCCCGCGATGAACTCGGTGTTGGGTGCGTCCTTCGAATCCGTCTCCGCGGGCAGAGGCCGTCAGAAAGCCCGCGTTCTCCGCGCCGCGCTGCCGGTTCGTCCGCAGTCCCCGACCTATCCCGTCACTGCGGTTCTCGGTGACGTAGATCTCACGGTGGTCGCCTACGGGGCAGTGTTCGCCGGTGCGAAATTGGACATCGGCACTCGATACCTCGGTGGCTTCGAGAAAAAGATGATGCCCGGCGCCGGGCAGATCGTCGATCTCGGCTGCGGCACCGGCATCCTCGCGTGTCTGCTGGCCCGGGCCCGACCCGACGCCACAGTGCACGCCACGGATCGTTCCGCAGCGGCAGTGGCGTCGGCTCGCGCAACTGCGGCAGCGAACGGACTCGACATCGAGGTGTCGCGAGACGATGCCATGTCGACCTACCCGCAATCCTCGGTGGATTTGATCGTCTGCAATCCACCGTTCCACGAGGGCGCTTCGCTGCACACGGGCAGCGCCGAGAAACTGTTCGAGGCAGCACGGAGGGTGCTGAAGCCCGGCGGCGAGATGTGGACGGTGTACAACTCGCACTTGAACTATCGGCGGGCACTGGCCGATACCGTCGGACCGACCGCAGTGGCGGGGAAGAACTCGAAGTTCACCGTCACCCGGTCGGTCGTCTGA
- a CDS encoding peroxiredoxin, which yields MRTGQTAPDFRLPDHEGTTRSLSELLAKGPVVLFFYPAATSPICTAEACHFRDLGRSFEALGAQRVGISTDTTDKQSHFALQRSFDFPLLADSDASVAEQFGVRRGSWFARRRRKKEIKSRSSHAAQRGFIRQLLSVKRTTFVIDRNRVVRLVVTSERAHVHADRALDYLRYLS from the coding sequence ATGCGTACTGGCCAAACGGCGCCGGATTTTCGGCTACCGGATCACGAAGGGACCACCCGGTCCCTCAGTGAACTGTTGGCCAAGGGTCCGGTGGTCCTGTTCTTCTATCCAGCTGCCACCAGCCCGATCTGCACTGCGGAGGCGTGCCACTTTCGTGATCTGGGCCGTTCGTTCGAGGCACTCGGTGCTCAACGGGTCGGAATCAGTACCGATACGACCGACAAGCAGTCGCATTTCGCGTTGCAGCGATCCTTCGATTTTCCCCTGCTTGCAGACTCGGATGCCTCGGTCGCGGAGCAGTTCGGGGTGCGGCGCGGCAGTTGGTTCGCCAGGCGCAGACGCAAGAAGGAAATAAAGAGCCGTTCCTCTCACGCAGCACAGCGAGGGTTTATCCGGCAGCTGCTGTCAGTGAAGAGGACGACGTTCGTCATCGATCGAAATAGGGTGGTGCGATTGGTTGTGACCAGTGAGCGCGCCCATGTGCACGCCGATCGAGCGTTGGACTACTTACGCTACCTGTCCTGA
- a CDS encoding tyrosine-protein phosphatase: MPGIESTDQFRLSGAWNFRDVGGARTADGEVVRSGKLFRSSELSRLDPRGVTELETLGVRHVFDLRGASEIERSGIDRVPASATVHNVPYEHRKREKAPHEVGAVVDPNAQREYMIRAYTSYPSLDGARAAINTVAGALIEGDGGVLVHCAAGKDRAGWTVATVLRAVGVHEQDILADYMASNTAIEPLRAHLRSVWPTGIDGSPIELSDAVVGVTEAYYLRGLEAVRELYGSFDGYLDALALDRAYVDKLKSALLESTD, encoded by the coding sequence ATGCCAGGAATCGAATCGACCGACCAGTTTCGGTTGTCGGGCGCGTGGAACTTTCGTGACGTCGGAGGTGCGCGTACCGCTGACGGGGAGGTCGTGCGTAGCGGAAAGCTGTTCCGGTCGTCCGAACTCAGCCGGCTCGACCCCCGGGGTGTCACTGAATTGGAGACACTCGGCGTCCGGCACGTATTCGATTTGCGTGGTGCGTCGGAGATCGAACGCAGCGGCATCGACCGGGTACCTGCGAGCGCGACAGTGCACAACGTCCCCTACGAGCACCGTAAACGTGAGAAAGCACCGCACGAGGTCGGTGCTGTAGTGGACCCGAATGCCCAGCGGGAATACATGATCCGCGCGTACACGTCTTATCCGTCACTCGACGGTGCCCGGGCAGCCATCAACACGGTTGCGGGTGCACTGATCGAGGGTGACGGTGGAGTTCTGGTCCACTGTGCTGCGGGTAAGGACCGCGCCGGATGGACTGTTGCAACCGTGCTGCGGGCGGTGGGAGTCCACGAGCAGGACATCCTCGCCGACTACATGGCCAGCAACACTGCCATCGAGCCGCTCAGAGCGCATCTCCGATCGGTGTGGCCGACCGGAATCGACGGATCGCCGATCGAATTGTCCGATGCCGTCGTCGGCGTCACAGAGGCGTACTACCTGCGCGGGCTGGAGGCCGTTCGGGAACTGTACGGTTCGTTCGACGGGTACCTCGACGCACTCGCGCTCGACCGCGCATACGTCGACAAATTGAAATCCGCACTGCTGGAATCGACCGATTGA
- a CDS encoding FAD-dependent oxidoreductase, whose amino-acid sequence MSDRNAAFDVIVVGGGIAGVSIGYELATDRSVCLLERESTLAFHTTGRSAALFLETYGNDAIRALTTASRGFLTDPPDHWDSALLSPRSLLQFAARGRGAALESVFARVRDFTPDAQLLTPQEAKDLFPLLRPEHVDVALYEPGSMEVDVHALHQGFVRGLRARGGVVATSSRVASLQRRDGLWHLESADGTVHRAPVVVDAAGAWADSIAETAGARRVGLRPLRRTIFMVAAPEQLDTTTLPTLSDIDESFYLKPEGHQMLCSPADETPSEPRDARPDEMEIARALDAIAEATTLTARHVRSSWAGLRSFVADRTPVVGFDPTLDGFFWCAGQGGYGIQTCAALARVGAALVRGDNPPDDLVSRGLRVADLAPGRSGATNAGPLP is encoded by the coding sequence ATGAGCGATCGAAATGCGGCGTTCGACGTGATCGTTGTCGGCGGTGGTATCGCCGGTGTGTCGATCGGATACGAACTCGCCACCGATCGATCTGTATGTCTGCTCGAACGCGAATCCACGTTGGCGTTCCATACGACCGGACGGTCGGCCGCACTGTTCCTCGAGACGTACGGCAACGACGCCATCCGCGCCCTCACCACGGCAAGCCGGGGTTTCCTCACCGACCCGCCGGACCATTGGGACTCCGCACTGCTTTCGCCTCGGTCGCTGCTCCAGTTCGCAGCACGTGGCCGCGGGGCCGCACTGGAGTCCGTGTTCGCTCGGGTACGCGATTTCACGCCCGACGCACAGTTGCTCACCCCGCAGGAAGCCAAGGACCTCTTCCCGCTCCTTCGCCCCGAGCATGTCGATGTGGCTCTGTACGAACCAGGTTCGATGGAAGTCGACGTCCATGCGCTGCACCAAGGTTTCGTCCGCGGCCTGCGCGCCCGCGGTGGCGTCGTCGCCACGTCGAGCCGAGTCGCGAGCCTCCAGCGTCGGGACGGCCTATGGCATCTGGAGTCCGCGGACGGAACCGTCCATCGAGCACCGGTCGTCGTCGATGCCGCAGGCGCCTGGGCGGATTCGATCGCGGAGACAGCAGGTGCCCGCCGAGTCGGCCTCCGTCCCTTGCGGCGAACGATCTTCATGGTCGCTGCACCCGAGCAACTCGACACCACGACGTTGCCGACGCTGAGCGACATCGACGAATCGTTCTACCTGAAACCGGAAGGGCACCAGATGTTGTGCTCGCCCGCTGACGAGACGCCGAGCGAACCGCGCGATGCTCGCCCCGACGAGATGGAAATTGCGCGTGCACTCGACGCCATCGCCGAGGCAACGACTCTGACGGCTCGCCACGTCCGATCCTCGTGGGCAGGCCTGCGCAGCTTCGTCGCAGACAGAACCCCCGTGGTGGGGTTCGATCCCACACTCGACGGCTTCTTCTGGTGCGCGGGCCAGGGTGGATATGGGATCCAGACGTGCGCCGCGCTCGCTCGCGTCGGCGCTGCCCTCGTGCGCGGTGACAATCCGCCGGACGACCTTGTGTCTCGTGGTCTACGCGTAGCTGACCTGGCCCCAGGCCGATCGGGTGCCACGAACGCAGGCCCACTACCGTGA
- a CDS encoding Lrp/AsnC family transcriptional regulator, with translation MTDFDRTDARLLLALCDKPRATGVELANSLGLSRNTVQARLTRWEDKEALTPIDHRVRPRSLGYALQAFVTTRVDQHKLSQVTDHLETIPEVLEVFGLSGASDMHIRIAAVDADDLYRVAGLILEVPGVERTNMSIAMSELIPYRTKPLLDRASGRQSS, from the coding sequence ATGACCGATTTCGACCGAACCGACGCCCGCCTACTGCTCGCTCTGTGCGACAAGCCACGCGCGACCGGTGTAGAGCTGGCGAACAGCCTAGGCCTGTCTCGCAACACCGTTCAGGCACGGCTGACTCGGTGGGAGGACAAGGAGGCTCTCACCCCGATCGATCATCGGGTCCGACCACGAAGTCTCGGCTACGCGCTACAGGCATTCGTGACGACTCGGGTCGATCAGCACAAGCTCTCCCAAGTCACCGACCACCTCGAGACAATTCCGGAGGTGCTCGAGGTTTTCGGCCTCTCCGGCGCCTCGGACATGCACATTCGGATCGCAGCAGTCGATGCGGACGACCTCTACAGAGTCGCCGGGTTGATTCTCGAAGTTCCTGGAGTGGAACGGACCAACATGTCCATAGCAATGAGCGAACTCATCCCATACCGGACAAAACCCCTGCTCGACCGGGCCTCAGGAAGACAATCCAGCTGA
- a CDS encoding NAD(P)/FAD-dependent oxidoreductase — protein sequence MTTPVTPDSTSADEDERPLTMFGPDFPFAYDDYLAHPGGLGHVPDSAVGTEVAIIGGGLAGMVTAFELMKLGMKPVVYESDQIGGRMRSVPFPGHLGVVAEMGAMRFPPSSTALFRYLDMLGLQTEPFPNPLAEATPSTVIDLKGESHYAHVLDDLPEIFAEVARAWQRTLEDHADLVPLQRAIRARDAAAIKRLWNELVVRFDDQTFYGFLAASEHFRSFRLREVFGQVGFGTGGWDTDYPNSILEILRVVVTAADDHHRGIVGGAQQLPVGLWNTEVESKYWPAGTSVASLNGGTPLPRVVGLRRTAAGIVVRDSSGDERTFPSAVVTAQSWMLLSTIACDDDLLPIDHWTAIERTHYMGSTKVFVLVDRPFWKDKDPATGRDIVSMTLTDRMSRGTYLLDQGDGRPGLICLSYTWSDDSLKLLALDAAERTDIVLRSLEGIYPGVDFRSHIVGEPVSLSWETERDFMGAFKANLPGHYRYQERLFGHFVQDSFEDRHRGIFLAGDDISWTAGWAEGAIQTALNAVWGVVHHFGGASVPGNPGPGDVFGELAPLRLGDL from the coding sequence ATGACCACACCCGTGACTCCGGACAGCACGTCCGCCGACGAGGACGAACGCCCGTTGACGATGTTCGGACCCGACTTCCCGTTCGCGTATGACGACTATCTGGCTCACCCCGGTGGACTCGGCCATGTACCGGATTCCGCGGTGGGAACGGAAGTGGCGATCATCGGCGGCGGATTGGCGGGCATGGTCACCGCATTCGAGCTGATGAAACTCGGCATGAAACCGGTTGTCTACGAATCGGACCAGATCGGTGGACGCATGCGGTCGGTACCTTTCCCGGGACATCTCGGTGTGGTCGCCGAGATGGGTGCGATGCGTTTTCCTCCGTCGTCGACGGCGCTGTTCCGCTACCTCGACATGCTCGGGTTGCAGACCGAGCCGTTTCCGAACCCGCTTGCCGAGGCAACCCCCAGCACCGTCATCGACCTGAAGGGCGAAAGCCACTACGCACACGTCCTCGACGATCTCCCGGAGATCTTCGCGGAGGTTGCTCGCGCATGGCAACGCACCTTGGAAGACCACGCCGATCTCGTCCCGCTGCAGCGGGCGATCCGTGCGCGGGACGCCGCAGCGATCAAGAGACTGTGGAACGAACTGGTCGTCCGCTTCGACGACCAGACGTTCTACGGTTTCCTTGCTGCGTCCGAGCACTTTCGGTCGTTCCGACTGCGGGAAGTCTTCGGTCAGGTCGGGTTCGGAACCGGTGGGTGGGACACCGACTATCCCAACTCGATACTGGAGATACTCCGCGTCGTGGTCACCGCGGCCGACGATCACCACCGGGGCATCGTAGGTGGGGCGCAGCAGTTGCCCGTCGGACTGTGGAACACAGAAGTGGAATCGAAGTATTGGCCTGCCGGTACGTCGGTGGCGTCGCTGAACGGTGGGACTCCGTTGCCGCGGGTAGTCGGTCTGCGGCGGACCGCCGCGGGAATCGTCGTGCGCGACAGCAGCGGCGACGAACGGACGTTCCCCTCGGCGGTGGTGACAGCTCAGAGTTGGATGCTGCTCAGCACCATCGCGTGTGACGACGACCTGCTCCCGATCGATCATTGGACCGCAATCGAACGTACCCACTACATGGGGTCGACCAAGGTCTTCGTCCTCGTGGACCGACCGTTCTGGAAGGACAAAGATCCCGCGACCGGACGCGATATCGTCAGCATGACGTTGACCGATCGGATGAGCCGTGGAACGTACTTACTCGACCAGGGTGACGGGCGACCAGGATTGATCTGCCTGTCCTACACGTGGTCCGACGATTCCTTGAAGCTGCTGGCACTCGACGCGGCAGAGCGGACCGACATCGTGTTGCGTTCACTGGAGGGGATCTATCCAGGAGTCGACTTTCGATCCCACATCGTCGGCGAACCGGTCAGCCTGTCCTGGGAGACAGAACGGGACTTCATGGGCGCCTTCAAGGCCAATCTGCCCGGACACTACCGGTACCAGGAACGGCTGTTCGGCCACTTCGTGCAGGACTCGTTCGAAGATCGCCACCGCGGGATCTTTCTTGCCGGCGACGACATCTCCTGGACCGCCGGTTGGGCCGAGGGCGCCATCCAGACCGCGCTCAATGCGGTCTGGGGCGTCGTACATCATTTCGGCGGTGCGTCTGTTCCCGGCAACCCCGGGCCCGGAGATGTTTTCGGCGAGTTGGCGCCCCTTCGGCTCGGCGACCTCTAG